The following proteins are co-located in the Rhodococcus opacus B4 genome:
- a CDS encoding AAA family ATPase produces MTSPELALTVRLNTSAADARRGVVRLHPEALAALGVREWDAIALVGARRTAAVAGRAPTGTPTGTALLDDVTLSNAGLSENSTVVVTPVTVYGGKTVTVSGSNLAVTSVSDVTLRHALLGKVLTVGDTVSLLPRDLGPGTSTAPATQALSRTFGVAWTSELLTVTGVDPAGGPVSVQPNTAVGWGEGVRATVTAAPSRLPAPPVRPAEDVPPVPVEDLVGAHTQAAKLTEWLGLALDEPELLRTLGASPHLGVLVTGPAGVGKATLARSVLASRRVVELDGPSAGALEAGSRLQRVTAAVESIRSGGVLLITDIDALLPSTPEPVSALIIEQLRGAVDTVGVAFVATSAHPESVDTRLRGQDLCDRELALTLPDGSTRRALLELLLRQVPTDGVTLDAIAARTPGFVVADLAALCREAALRAASRAARKPVEPALTQDDLLGALDVIRPLSRSGSEELAIGSVTLDDVGDMVETKQALTEAVLWPLQHPDSFARLGVDPPRGVLLYGPPGCGKTYLVRALASSGHLSVHAVKGAELMDKWVGASEKAVRELFQRARDSAPSLIFLDEVDALAPRRGQSSDSGVADRVVAALLTELDGVEPLRDVVVVGATNRPDLIDPALLRPGRLERLVFVPPPDGDARRAILRTSGKAVPLADDVDLDALADDLDGYSAADCSALLREAALAAMRRNIDAADVTAADVAEAREKVRPSLDPEQVAHLKAYALSRP; encoded by the coding sequence GTGACCTCACCGGAACTCGCGCTCACAGTCCGACTGAACACCTCGGCCGCCGACGCCCGGCGCGGCGTGGTCCGGCTGCATCCGGAAGCCCTGGCCGCGCTCGGCGTCCGCGAGTGGGACGCGATCGCCCTCGTCGGCGCGCGCCGCACCGCCGCGGTGGCGGGTCGCGCGCCGACCGGAACCCCCACCGGGACCGCACTCCTCGACGACGTGACACTGTCCAACGCCGGGCTGTCCGAGAACAGCACCGTCGTCGTCACACCGGTGACCGTGTACGGCGGGAAGACGGTGACGGTCAGCGGCTCGAATCTGGCCGTCACCTCCGTCTCCGACGTCACCCTGCGTCACGCCCTGCTCGGCAAGGTCCTCACGGTCGGCGACACGGTGTCGCTGCTGCCCCGCGATCTGGGCCCCGGAACCAGTACCGCCCCCGCGACCCAGGCCCTGTCCCGGACGTTCGGAGTCGCCTGGACGTCCGAACTGCTCACCGTGACCGGGGTCGACCCGGCCGGTGGTCCGGTGAGCGTGCAGCCCAACACCGCGGTCGGGTGGGGGGAGGGTGTGCGCGCGACGGTGACCGCGGCGCCGTCCCGGCTGCCCGCGCCGCCCGTCCGTCCCGCCGAGGACGTGCCCCCGGTCCCGGTCGAGGATCTGGTCGGCGCCCACACCCAGGCGGCCAAACTCACCGAGTGGCTCGGGCTGGCACTCGACGAACCCGAGCTGCTCCGCACGCTCGGGGCCTCCCCCCATCTGGGGGTCCTCGTGACAGGTCCCGCCGGCGTCGGGAAGGCGACGCTCGCCCGTTCGGTTCTCGCGTCCCGGCGGGTGGTCGAACTCGACGGGCCGAGTGCCGGCGCGCTCGAAGCAGGCTCCCGGCTGCAGCGGGTCACCGCGGCGGTCGAATCGATCCGCAGCGGCGGGGTCCTGCTGATCACCGACATCGACGCCCTGCTGCCGTCCACCCCGGAACCGGTGTCGGCGCTGATCATCGAACAGCTCCGCGGCGCGGTCGACACCGTCGGGGTCGCGTTCGTCGCGACGTCGGCGCACCCGGAGTCGGTCGACACCAGGTTGCGCGGGCAGGACCTGTGCGACCGCGAACTCGCCCTCACCCTGCCCGACGGCTCCACCCGCCGGGCTCTCCTGGAACTGCTGCTGCGCCAGGTCCCCACCGACGGCGTCACCCTCGACGCGATCGCGGCCCGCACACCGGGGTTCGTCGTAGCCGACCTCGCAGCGCTGTGCCGGGAAGCCGCCCTGCGCGCCGCGTCCCGCGCGGCCAGGAAACCCGTCGAGCCGGCGCTGACGCAGGACGATCTGCTCGGCGCCCTCGACGTCATCCGTCCGCTGTCGCGGTCGGGTAGCGAGGAACTCGCGATCGGCAGCGTCACCCTCGATGACGTCGGGGACATGGTGGAGACCAAGCAGGCGCTGACGGAGGCCGTGCTGTGGCCGCTGCAGCACCCGGATTCGTTCGCCCGGCTGGGCGTCGACCCCCCGCGCGGAGTGCTGCTCTACGGCCCGCCCGGCTGCGGCAAGACGTATCTCGTTCGGGCGCTGGCCAGTTCGGGACACCTGAGTGTGCACGCGGTCAAGGGCGCCGAGCTGATGGACAAGTGGGTGGGCGCGTCGGAGAAGGCGGTGCGCGAGTTGTTCCAGCGGGCACGGGATTCGGCCCCGTCGCTGATCTTCCTCGACGAGGTGGACGCCCTGGCCCCGCGCCGCGGCCAGAGTTCCGATTCCGGGGTGGCCGATCGGGTGGTCGCCGCGCTCCTCACCGAACTCGACGGCGTCGAACCGCTGCGCGACGTGGTGGTGGTCGGCGCCACCAACCGGCCCGACCTCATCGACCCGGCGTTGCTGCGCCCCGGCCGCCTGGAGCGCCTGGTGTTCGTGCCGCCGCCGGACGGCGACGCCCGCCGCGCGATCCTCCGGACGTCCGGGAAGGCGGTCCCGCTCGCTGACGACGTCGACCTCGACGCGCTGGCGGACGATCTCGACGGCTACTCAGCCGCCGACTGCTCCGCGTTGCTGCGGGAGGCGGCGCTGGCCGCGATGCGCCGCAACATCGACGCCGCCGACGTCACCGCGGCCGACGTGGCCGAGGCACGCGAAAAGGTGCGCCCCTCACTCGATCCCGAGCAAGTGGCGCACCTGAAGGCGTATGCGCTGTCGCGCCCGTGA
- a CDS encoding Na+/H+ antiporter subunit A, producing MLAVLLAHAVAAVLAPLVVRKFGRNGFYPLSLVPLASLGWVIANWGTVQTVSIEWAPGLSMELDFWFDPLAAIMSVLVLGIGTLILVYCARYFTDDEPRLGIFAAEMVAFAGAMFGLVASDNMLLLYTFWELTTVLSFLLVGHYAERASSRRAATQALLVTTAGGLAMLVGIIILGQVGGTYNLSELIEVAPRGWLAGVGVVLVLIGALSKSAIVPLHFWLPGAMAAPTPVSGYLHAAAMVKAGIYLVARLSPGFADAAPWRFTIITLGLLTMVLAGWRAMRAFDLKLVLAFGTVSQLGFMMVLVGLGTRDAALAGMTMVVAHAMFKAALFMVVGIIDHSTGTRDIRKLAHLGNRAPALTIFAAMAAASMAGLPPFLGFVGKEAAFDSLLSTTVLADPARVVTVGVVVLGSILTLAYSVRFMWGAFGRKRLARPSPAVQGMHAPGPLFLAAPAALSVLSLAAGLVAPQLEKLLTPYSRTLPAEGAADYHLALWHGVNTALLLTLLVFAVGTALFVAQRWVNRLRFEHPPLGNADRIYDATLRGMDALSMRLTGATQRGSLPLTQATILGTLVLVPLVLLVVGTDTGADVRLWDSPVQFVIGLMMVAAALAATVMRNRLASVILVGLSGYGCGVLFALHGAPDLALTQFLVETLTLVIFVLVFRKLPAEVDERRAIGFKIPRALLAVAVGATITTIGAYAINARNSVPIYERLPDAAYYLGNGKNVVNVLLVDIRAWDTLGEISVLLVAATGVASLVFRNRRFGSAPRVADAPAVTADSSASHSETTWLLGGDLIDPKHRSLVLEVTTRLIFPTIMVLSVYFFFAGHNAPGGGFAGGLTAGLALVLRYLAGGRYELGETVPIDAGKILGLGLTLAAGTALASLFLGAPALSSAVFEVTLPVIGHVKMVTALFFDLGVYLIVVGLVLDVLRSLGARLDAQVEVNQQ from the coding sequence TTGCTTGCTGTTCTGCTCGCCCATGCCGTTGCCGCCGTTCTGGCTCCGCTTGTGGTGCGCAAGTTCGGCCGCAACGGTTTCTACCCCCTCTCCCTCGTTCCGCTGGCGTCGCTCGGATGGGTGATCGCGAACTGGGGAACGGTTCAGACGGTTTCCATCGAGTGGGCTCCGGGTCTGTCGATGGAACTCGACTTCTGGTTCGATCCGCTCGCCGCGATCATGTCGGTGCTGGTGCTCGGCATCGGCACTTTGATCCTGGTCTATTGCGCCCGCTACTTCACCGACGACGAACCCCGACTCGGCATCTTCGCCGCCGAGATGGTGGCGTTCGCCGGGGCCATGTTCGGGCTCGTCGCGAGCGACAACATGTTGCTGCTCTACACCTTCTGGGAACTGACGACGGTCCTGTCATTCCTGCTGGTCGGGCATTACGCCGAACGCGCCTCGAGCCGCCGCGCCGCGACGCAGGCCCTGCTGGTCACGACCGCGGGTGGCCTGGCCATGCTCGTCGGCATCATCATCCTCGGTCAGGTAGGCGGCACGTACAACCTGTCCGAACTGATCGAGGTCGCACCGCGCGGCTGGCTCGCCGGTGTCGGCGTCGTGCTGGTCCTCATCGGCGCGCTGTCGAAATCGGCGATCGTGCCGCTGCACTTCTGGTTGCCCGGCGCGATGGCCGCCCCGACCCCGGTCAGCGGCTACCTGCACGCCGCGGCGATGGTGAAGGCCGGCATCTACCTGGTGGCCAGGTTGTCGCCGGGTTTCGCCGACGCGGCGCCCTGGCGGTTCACGATCATCACGCTCGGCCTGCTGACGATGGTTCTCGCCGGGTGGCGGGCGATGCGCGCCTTCGACCTCAAGCTGGTGCTCGCGTTCGGCACCGTCAGCCAACTCGGCTTCATGATGGTGCTCGTCGGTCTCGGCACCCGGGACGCCGCGCTCGCCGGGATGACGATGGTCGTCGCGCACGCGATGTTCAAGGCCGCACTGTTCATGGTCGTCGGCATCATCGACCACTCGACGGGCACCCGCGACATCCGCAAACTCGCGCACCTCGGCAATCGTGCGCCTGCGCTCACGATCTTCGCCGCGATGGCCGCGGCCAGCATGGCCGGGCTGCCGCCGTTCCTCGGGTTCGTCGGCAAGGAGGCCGCTTTCGACTCCCTGCTGAGCACGACCGTCCTCGCCGACCCGGCGCGGGTCGTCACCGTCGGCGTCGTCGTCTTGGGTTCGATCCTCACGCTCGCGTACAGCGTGCGGTTCATGTGGGGTGCGTTCGGGCGCAAGCGGCTCGCGCGGCCGAGCCCGGCCGTGCAGGGCATGCACGCTCCCGGACCGTTGTTCCTCGCCGCGCCCGCAGCTCTCTCCGTCCTGAGCCTGGCGGCCGGACTGGTGGCGCCGCAGCTCGAGAAGCTGCTGACGCCGTACTCGCGCACCCTGCCCGCCGAGGGCGCCGCCGATTACCACCTCGCGCTGTGGCACGGCGTCAACACCGCGCTGCTGCTCACGCTGCTCGTCTTCGCGGTCGGCACCGCGCTGTTCGTGGCGCAGCGCTGGGTCAACCGGTTGCGGTTCGAGCATCCGCCGCTCGGCAACGCCGACCGGATCTACGACGCGACACTGCGCGGCATGGACGCCCTGTCGATGCGGCTGACCGGCGCCACCCAGCGCGGTTCGCTGCCGCTGACGCAGGCGACCATCCTCGGGACCCTGGTGCTGGTGCCGCTGGTGCTGCTCGTCGTCGGCACCGACACCGGCGCCGACGTGCGCCTGTGGGATTCGCCGGTCCAGTTCGTGATCGGGCTGATGATGGTCGCGGCCGCGCTCGCCGCGACCGTGATGCGCAACCGTCTGGCCAGCGTGATCCTCGTCGGCCTCAGCGGCTACGGCTGCGGTGTGCTGTTCGCTCTCCACGGTGCCCCCGACCTCGCGCTCACCCAGTTCCTGGTGGAGACATTGACCCTCGTCATCTTCGTCCTCGTGTTCCGGAAACTGCCCGCCGAGGTCGACGAGCGCCGGGCGATCGGCTTCAAGATTCCGCGGGCACTACTGGCGGTCGCGGTCGGTGCCACTATCACCACGATCGGCGCGTACGCCATCAACGCGCGGAACTCGGTGCCGATCTACGAGCGTCTCCCCGACGCGGCGTACTACCTCGGCAACGGCAAGAACGTCGTCAATGTTCTGCTCGTCGACATCCGCGCCTGGGACACGCTCGGCGAGATCTCGGTGCTGCTCGTGGCGGCCACGGGTGTCGCGAGCCTCGTGTTCCGGAATCGCCGCTTCGGCAGCGCCCCCCGGGTGGCGGACGCCCCCGCGGTCACCGCCGATTCTTCGGCCTCGCATTCCGAGACCACGTGGCTGCTCGGCGGCGACCTCATCGACCCGAAACACCGGTCACTCGTCCTCGAGGTGACGACGCGGCTGATCTTCCCGACCATCATGGTGCTGTCGGTGTACTTCTTCTTCGCCGGTCACAACGCGCCCGGCGGCGGGTTCGCCGGCGGCCTCACCGCCGGTCTGGCGCTGGTCCTGCGGTACCTCGCGGGCGGACGATACGAACTCGGCGAGACCGTCCCGATCGACGCGGGCAAGATCCTGGGGCTCGGGCTCACCCTCGCCGCCGGCACCGCGCTGGCGTCGCTGTTCCTCGGCGCCCCCGCGCTCTCGTCCGCGGTGTTCGAGGTGACACTGCCGGTGATCGGTCACGTCAAGATGGTCACCGCCCTCTTCTTCGACCTGGGTGTGTACCTCATCGTGGTCGGACTCGTACTCGACGTCCTCCGCAGCCTCGGGGCACGTCTCGACGCACAGGTCGAGGTGAACCAGCAATGA
- the pssA gene encoding CDP-diacylglycerol--serine O-phosphatidyltransferase — protein MIANAKQQRRGRPQQAVRILPSVVTILALCAGLSAVKFALDGDLGTALAMIGAAAVLDSLDGRIARLLDATSKMGAELDSLADSISFGVAPALVLYVTLLDGQSFGWIIALIYAVSIVLRLARFNTLLDEDDAPGYTNEYFTGVPAPAGALIALTPLAAAAQWGDGWWSSYPVVVAWTVISAALIVSRIPTLALKTVSVPPRMAAGLLVLVALAAAALVTYPYILLIALVAVYLVHIPFAVHSKRWVAARPETWDIKPSERRAIRRQPDARGRRSAARLGLRRPRAR, from the coding sequence GTGATCGCCAACGCGAAGCAACAGCGGAGGGGACGACCCCAGCAGGCGGTGCGGATCCTGCCGAGTGTCGTCACGATCCTCGCGCTGTGCGCGGGACTGTCCGCCGTCAAGTTCGCGCTGGACGGCGATCTGGGGACGGCGCTGGCCATGATCGGCGCCGCCGCGGTCCTCGATTCGCTCGACGGGCGGATCGCGCGACTGCTCGACGCCACCAGCAAGATGGGCGCGGAACTGGACTCGCTCGCCGATTCCATCTCGTTCGGTGTCGCACCGGCCCTCGTCCTCTACGTCACACTGCTGGACGGGCAGAGTTTCGGCTGGATCATCGCCCTGATCTACGCGGTGAGCATCGTGCTGCGGCTGGCACGGTTCAACACGCTCCTCGACGAGGACGACGCGCCGGGCTACACCAACGAGTACTTCACCGGGGTGCCTGCGCCGGCGGGTGCGCTGATCGCACTGACCCCGCTGGCCGCCGCCGCGCAGTGGGGTGACGGCTGGTGGTCGTCGTATCCCGTCGTCGTGGCGTGGACCGTGATCTCCGCGGCGCTGATCGTCAGCCGGATTCCCACACTGGCGCTGAAGACGGTGTCCGTGCCCCCGCGGATGGCGGCCGGTCTACTCGTCCTCGTGGCGCTCGCGGCGGCGGCCCTGGTCACCTACCCGTACATCCTGCTGATCGCGCTCGTGGCCGTGTACCTCGTGCACATTCCGTTCGCGGTCCATTCCAAGCGGTGGGTGGCCGCACGCCCCGAGACCTGGGACATCAAGCCGTCCGAGCGGCGGGCCATCCGGCGTCAGCCCGACGCCCGCGGCAGGCGATCCGCGGCACGGCTCGGACTGCGTCGTCCCCGGGCCCGGTAG
- a CDS encoding MerR family DNA-binding transcriptional regulator: MNAVLSIGELARASGLSVSALRFYDKAGVLIPHAVDPRTGYRWYTDRQVDAAVLVAAMRRVGMPVKEMAAVLGGTDAHGLLDRHLHRLEQGLDDARRELTRIRRLLDVRADRASRVVLRTADLLAAVSAVRFAADADSDFPVLRGCLFETDHDVLRLVTTDRYRLAVGTAAVLEPPDRPISAVVPCTFLDDAAGLLRRHRTVTVCVGADSVTLRCDTEQLTTGLVHGAFPDHRALSPRDPGIEHTFSSAALRALLTDAGDRVDLGVLESGEIVVGHPGTEQPVRFHVQVNAGFLLEAVDALPGEQLTFRVGGPITPLAVRPRSVHTSDPASAYSLLMPLQPEALT, translated from the coding sequence GTGAACGCCGTGCTGAGCATCGGTGAACTCGCCCGCGCGTCCGGTCTGTCGGTCAGCGCGCTGCGGTTCTACGACAAGGCCGGAGTGCTGATCCCGCACGCGGTCGACCCGCGCACGGGGTACCGCTGGTACACCGACCGGCAGGTGGACGCCGCCGTCCTCGTCGCCGCGATGCGCCGGGTGGGGATGCCGGTGAAGGAGATGGCGGCCGTGCTGGGCGGCACCGACGCCCATGGACTTCTCGACCGGCATCTCCACCGGCTCGAGCAGGGGCTGGACGACGCCCGCCGCGAACTGACGAGAATTCGCCGACTGCTCGACGTCCGCGCGGACCGCGCGTCGAGGGTCGTCCTCCGCACCGCCGACCTCCTCGCCGCGGTGAGCGCCGTGCGGTTCGCCGCCGACGCCGACTCGGACTTCCCGGTGCTGCGCGGCTGCCTCTTCGAGACGGACCACGACGTGCTGCGGCTCGTCACCACCGACCGCTACCGGCTGGCGGTCGGAACGGCGGCCGTGCTCGAACCGCCGGACCGACCGATCTCCGCCGTCGTCCCGTGCACGTTCCTCGACGACGCTGCCGGGTTGCTGCGGCGCCACCGGACGGTGACCGTCTGCGTGGGCGCCGACTCCGTCACCCTCCGCTGCGACACCGAACAGCTCACCACCGGCCTCGTCCACGGCGCCTTCCCCGACCATCGCGCCCTGTCGCCCCGCGACCCGGGAATCGAACACACCTTCTCCTCGGCGGCCTTGCGGGCACTCCTCACCGACGCGGGCGACCGGGTGGATCTGGGGGTTCTGGAGTCGGGCGAGATCGTCGTCGGCCATCCGGGCACCGAACAGCCGGTCCGCTTCCACGTGCAGGTGAATGCCGGTTTTCTCCTCGAAGCCGTCGACGCGCTGCCGGGCGAGCAGTTGACGTTCCGGGTCGGTGGACCCATCACGCCCCTCGCCGTCCGGCCACGATCCGTTCACACATCCGACCCCGCGAGTGCGTACTCTCTCCTGATGCCGTTGCAGCCGGAAGCGCTCACGTAA
- a CDS encoding phosphatidylserine decarboxylase: protein MARKPTPPGTPQPTSVGHIVDLVRGAVPPLHPAGLPFVLAPLGVAVLGRNRKWVRRGALTSAAACAAFFRHPHRVPPNRVGVAVAPADGEVALVDSAVPPSELDMGTEPLPRVSIFLSVLDVHVQRSPVGGEVTKVVHRSGQFLSADLADASEVNERNSMLLHTAEGHDVAVIQIAGLLARRIVCDAKVGDTLPIGDTYGLIRFGSRVDTYFPAGTTLLAERGQRTIGAETVIAQLP, encoded by the coding sequence GTGGCACGCAAGCCCACACCCCCCGGAACCCCGCAACCCACGAGCGTCGGTCACATCGTCGACCTCGTCCGCGGAGCAGTTCCGCCCCTGCATCCGGCCGGGCTGCCCTTCGTCCTCGCACCACTCGGCGTGGCCGTCCTCGGCCGCAACCGCAAGTGGGTCCGCCGCGGGGCACTGACCTCCGCCGCTGCCTGCGCCGCATTCTTCCGGCATCCCCACCGCGTACCGCCGAACCGCGTCGGCGTCGCAGTCGCGCCCGCCGACGGTGAGGTCGCGCTCGTCGACTCCGCGGTCCCGCCGTCCGAACTCGACATGGGAACCGAACCGCTCCCCCGGGTCAGCATCTTCCTGTCCGTGCTGGACGTGCACGTCCAGCGCAGCCCCGTCGGCGGTGAGGTGACGAAGGTCGTCCACCGGTCGGGGCAGTTCCTGTCCGCCGACCTCGCCGACGCCAGCGAGGTCAACGAACGCAACAGCATGCTGCTGCACACGGCGGAGGGTCACGACGTCGCGGTCATCCAGATCGCCGGACTGCTCGCCCGCCGGATCGTCTGCGACGCCAAGGTCGGCGACACCCTCCCGATCGGTGACACGTACGGCCTGATCCGGTTCGGCTCCCGCGTCGACACGTACTTCCCGGCGGGCACCACGTTGCTCGCCGAGCGGGGACAGCGGACGATCGGCGCCGAGACCGTCATCGCTCAACTGCCGTGA
- a CDS encoding SRPBCC family protein, with product MATTLEASIDIDATPQDVWAVVSDLKRMGEWSPQCRKMRVLGGVVEEGTKTVNINRKGLLVWPTTSKVVKFQPNKAIAFRILENRTIWSYELEPTSGGTKVIERREAPTGTSKVSQFLVKTVLGGNEDFEVDLVNGMNTTLARIKSAAERK from the coding sequence ATGGCAACCACCCTCGAAGCAAGCATCGACATCGACGCGACACCGCAAGACGTGTGGGCTGTCGTCTCGGATCTGAAGCGGATGGGCGAATGGAGCCCCCAGTGCCGCAAGATGCGCGTCCTCGGCGGCGTCGTCGAGGAGGGCACGAAAACCGTCAACATCAACCGCAAGGGCCTGCTCGTGTGGCCGACCACGTCGAAGGTCGTGAAGTTCCAGCCCAACAAGGCCATCGCCTTCCGGATCCTCGAGAACCGCACGATCTGGTCGTACGAACTCGAGCCGACCTCAGGCGGAACAAAGGTCATCGAGCGCCGCGAAGCCCCGACCGGCACGTCCAAGGTGTCGCAGTTCCTCGTCAAGACCGTCCTCGGCGGCAACGAGGACTTCGAGGTCGACCTCGTGAACGGCATGAACACCACCCTCGCCCGGATCAAGTCGGCAGCCGAGCGCAAGTAA
- a CDS encoding NUDIX hydrolase, which translates to MPAEIRTAALAHIRDRKLLQTRSAGKSAFYMAGGKIDPGENAEQALHREIREELDAGIVDGTLERLGVFEAPAYGHPEGTDLHMTCFLAELSSEPRPTSEIAELRYFTVDEYAAMPDVAPGSMLVFRRLQSLGLLD; encoded by the coding sequence GTGCCAGCCGAGATCCGAACCGCCGCGCTCGCCCACATCCGAGACCGCAAACTCCTCCAGACGCGATCGGCGGGGAAGTCCGCGTTCTACATGGCCGGCGGCAAGATCGACCCCGGGGAGAACGCCGAACAGGCTCTGCACCGCGAGATCCGGGAAGAACTCGACGCCGGAATCGTCGACGGGACACTCGAACGCCTGGGGGTCTTCGAGGCGCCCGCATACGGACATCCCGAGGGCACGGACCTGCACATGACCTGCTTCCTCGCCGAACTGAGCAGCGAGCCGCGGCCGACGAGCGAGATCGCCGAACTGCGGTACTTCACCGTCGACGAATATGCGGCGATGCCGGACGTCGCGCCCGGCTCGATGCTCGTGTTCCGCCGGCTGCAGTCGCTCGGCCTCCTCGATTAG
- a CDS encoding isocitrate lyase/PEP mutase family protein — protein sequence MTSINEKATTLLELHRPGNPVILPTVWDAWSANLAVSAGFQALTVGSHPVSDSIGKPDNEGITFDELLHRISQITAAVELPLSVDIESGYGLEPARLIEGLIGAGAVGLNIEDTVHSEGGRLREPQEHADFVGGLRQAADSAGVHVVVNARTDLFVKQVGEESDRVERAIARLKLAAEAGADVLYPVGRHDDATQKRLTSELPLPVNAIGLPDQDDPASFGPLGVARVSFGPFFQAALAAHAATLLGRWS from the coding sequence ATGACGTCGATCAACGAGAAGGCCACCACCCTGCTGGAGCTGCACCGGCCCGGCAACCCCGTCATCCTGCCCACCGTGTGGGATGCGTGGTCCGCGAATCTGGCTGTGTCCGCCGGGTTTCAGGCGCTGACGGTCGGAAGCCACCCGGTGTCCGATTCGATCGGCAAGCCCGACAACGAGGGGATCACGTTCGACGAGCTGCTGCACCGCATCTCGCAGATCACCGCCGCCGTGGAGCTGCCGCTGTCGGTCGACATCGAATCCGGCTACGGGCTCGAACCCGCCCGGCTGATCGAGGGTCTGATCGGTGCGGGCGCGGTCGGCCTGAACATCGAGGACACGGTCCACAGCGAGGGTGGACGCCTCCGCGAGCCGCAGGAGCACGCCGACTTCGTCGGAGGGTTGCGGCAGGCCGCCGATTCCGCCGGGGTCCACGTGGTCGTCAACGCACGGACCGACCTGTTCGTGAAGCAGGTGGGCGAGGAGTCGGATCGTGTCGAACGCGCGATCGCGCGACTGAAGCTCGCCGCCGAGGCGGGAGCCGACGTGCTGTACCCCGTCGGCCGTCACGACGACGCCACCCAGAAGCGGCTCACGTCGGAGCTCCCGCTGCCCGTCAACGCGATAGGGCTGCCCGATCAGGACGATCCGGCGAGCTTCGGACCGCTCGGCGTCGCGCGGGTGAGTTTCGGCCCGTTCTTCCAGGCCGCCCTCGCCGCACACGCGGCCACGCTGCTCGGTCGCTGGTCCTGA
- the hutH gene encoding histidine ammonia-lyase produces MGAEECVVVGTGAVSAEEVVRVARLGAPVRISRDAVSAMAETRKRIEALAEDPKPVYGISTGFGALATRHIPFALRTQLQRSLVRSHAAGNGPEVEREVVRALMLLRLSTLATGRTGARPEVAQVYASLLSAGITPVVHEYGSLGCSGDLAPLAHVALAVIGEGTVRDSDGELVPAATALSVAGIAPVVLEEKEGLALINGTDGMLGMLLLACEDLHALLRLADVTAAMSVEGLLGTDKVFAPDLQALRPHPGQACAAANMARLLAGSEIVQSHANPSCTVVQDAYSLRCAPQVAGAARDTLAHAEQVASWELASAIDNPVVTLDGRVESNGNFHGAPVGYVLDFLAIVVADVASMSERRTDRFLDVARNHGLPPFLADDPGVDSGHMIAQYTQAAIVSELKRLAAPASVDSIPSSAMQEDHVSMGWSAARKLRRAIDGLTRVLAIEALTAARALDLRAPLAPSPATGAVRDTIREHVAGPGTDRHLAPEIEAAVALAASGALVASAEAVVGRLDCVR; encoded by the coding sequence GTGGGAGCCGAAGAGTGCGTCGTGGTCGGAACCGGTGCGGTCTCCGCCGAGGAAGTGGTCCGGGTGGCGCGCCTCGGCGCGCCGGTGCGGATCTCGCGGGACGCGGTGTCGGCGATGGCCGAAACCCGCAAGCGCATCGAGGCGCTGGCCGAGGACCCGAAACCCGTGTACGGGATCTCGACGGGTTTCGGGGCGCTCGCCACCCGGCACATTCCTTTCGCCCTGCGCACGCAGTTGCAGCGCAGTCTCGTCCGCTCGCATGCCGCCGGAAACGGGCCCGAGGTGGAACGCGAGGTCGTGCGCGCTCTGATGCTGCTGCGGCTGTCGACCCTCGCGACCGGCAGGACCGGGGCCCGGCCGGAAGTCGCGCAGGTCTACGCCTCGCTGCTGTCGGCGGGGATTACTCCCGTGGTGCACGAATACGGCAGTCTCGGGTGCTCCGGCGATCTGGCGCCGCTCGCGCACGTCGCGCTCGCGGTGATCGGCGAGGGCACGGTGCGGGATTCGGACGGCGAACTCGTGCCGGCCGCGACAGCGCTGTCCGTCGCCGGGATCGCACCGGTCGTGCTGGAGGAGAAGGAGGGGCTCGCCCTCATCAACGGCACCGACGGCATGCTCGGCATGCTGCTGCTGGCGTGCGAGGACCTGCACGCGCTCCTGCGGCTGGCCGACGTCACGGCCGCAATGAGCGTGGAGGGACTGCTCGGCACCGACAAAGTCTTCGCCCCGGACCTGCAGGCGCTCAGGCCGCACCCCGGCCAGGCCTGCGCCGCCGCGAACATGGCCCGGTTGCTCGCCGGCTCCGAGATCGTGCAGAGCCACGCCAACCCGAGTTGCACCGTGGTACAGGACGCCTACTCGCTGCGGTGCGCGCCGCAGGTCGCGGGCGCCGCGCGGGACACGCTCGCGCACGCGGAGCAGGTGGCGTCGTGGGAACTGGCGAGCGCGATCGACAATCCGGTGGTGACCCTCGACGGCCGGGTGGAGTCGAACGGCAACTTCCACGGGGCGCCGGTCGGGTACGTCCTGGACTTCCTGGCCATCGTCGTCGCGGACGTCGCGAGCATGAGTGAGCGTCGCACCGACCGGTTCCTCGACGTCGCCCGCAATCACGGGCTGCCGCCGTTCCTGGCCGACGACCCGGGTGTCGACAGCGGCCACATGATCGCGCAGTACACGCAGGCCGCGATCGTGTCCGAACTGAAGCGGCTCGCGGCGCCGGCGAGCGTCGATTCGATTCCGTCGTCGGCGATGCAGGAGGACCACGTGTCGATGGGGTGGTCCGCAGCCCGGAAGCTGCGCCGGGCGATCGACGGGCTCACCCGGGTCCTCGCGATCGAGGCGCTGACGGCCGCCCGCGCGCTCGACTTGCGGGCCCCGCTCGCACCCTCGCCGGCGACGGGGGCGGTGCGCGACACGATCCGCGAGCACGTCGCCGGACCGGGAACCGACCGTCACCTCGCTCCGGAGATCGAGGCCGCAGTCGCCCTCGCCGCCTCCGGTGCGCTGGTCGCGAGCGCGGAGGCGGTGGTGGGGCGGCTGGACTGCGTCCGTTGA